The nucleotide sequence CCTCCGTGCTGCCGTCGCTCAAGCTGACTCGGTTCGCGCGCGGCCCCGGCACCGCACCGCGGATTCCGGCGGTGACGAGCCGGACTCCCGCCGCGTGGGCGGCGTCGAGCAGCACGCTCACCATCGGCTCGGCCTCGACCATGTGCGCGAAGGGCTCGCCCGCGCTCTCCTTCTCGGTCCCGTCGCCGAAGGTGAGGAAGACCGGCCGCACCGGATCGCCGACGCGGCTGTCGCTGATGACGAGCCGGCGCATCGGTTCCGCCGCCGGTTCGATGCGCGGCCACAGGTCGAGTTGCTCGAACATTCGCCGCGGCCCCGCCGCGACGGCGTAGGCGCGCCCGCGATGGCGCGCGGCGCCCGCCTCCAAGCCGGGATCGCAGACCGTGACGTCGAGGGCGGGGCCATGCGTCCGCTTCAGGGCGACCGCCAGGGTGAGGCTGGCGATGCCCGCTCCGGCGACGAGCAGGTGACGGCTTCCGGGACGATGTCCGGGACGGCGATCCGTTGTGTTCATCGGCCTTCCTCTTCCTCGGCTCCGGCTCCGACGAGGCGTTTCCGAGCCTACCCCATAGACCGCGCGGCGCGCGCACGCGATCCCGTGCAGACAGCCGCAGATGTCGCTCAGGACGCGGACGCCCCGCGTGGCATCGCCGGGCGCGGCCGCTATGTGCGTCGGGCACGCCCCGCGCCGGGGCCGCTCGTCCCTCGTCGTCGTCCCGGAGTCGCAGAAGCCGCTATGTCCGAAACCCTCAGGCCCGATCCCGTTGACGCGCTTCTGGCAATCCTCGATCTGGAACGCCTGGAGACCGACCTGTTCCGCGGCATCAGCCCCCGGATCGGCTGGCCGCGGGTGTTCGGGGGGCAGGTCGTCGCCCAGGCGCTGGTCGCGGCCTCCCGCACGGTCGAGGCGTCCCGTCCGCCCCACTCGCTGCACGCCTACTTCCTCCTCGGCGGCGACCCCGCGGTGCCGATCGTCTACGAGGTCGAGCGCATCCGTGACGGCGGCAGCTTCACCACCCGTCGGGTCAAGGCGATCCAGAAGGGGCGGGCGATCTTCGCCATGTCGGTGTCGTTCCACGTCACGGAAGCGGGACACGAGCACGCCGCCGAGCGCCCCGACGTGCCGGGGCCGGACGATCTGGCGGATGCGCGGACCCTCGTGCGCGAGGGCGGCAGCATCGTGCCCGAGCCGATGCTCGCCTATTTCACGCAGGCCTGGCCGATCGAATTGCGGCCGGTCGAGACCGGGCGCTATCGCGACCGCGTGCCGAAGCCCGCCCGCTACCATGTCTGGATGCGCACGACGAAGCCTCTGCCGGACGATCCGGCGGTGCATCGGGCGGTGCTCGCCTACGCCTCGGACATGACGCTGCTCGATGCAACCCTGATCCCCCACGGCCGCACCGTGTTCGACCCGGAGATCCAGTCGGCGAGCCTCGACCACGCCCTCTGGTTCCACCGGCCGTTCCGAGCCGATTCCTGGCTGCTCTATTCGCAGGACAGTCCGAGTGCCTCGGGCGCTCTCGGTTTCGCCCGCGGCACCTTCCACGACGAGGAAGGGCACCTCATCGCCTCCGTCGCCCAGGAGGGCCTGATCCGTCGGCATCGCCCCTGAAGAGGGCAATGAGAGCGAATCTGCCGGCCCGTTAGGCTGTCTGCCCACCAAGAAGGCAGTTTTCGTGGCTGGGCTGCTCGACGCGGTGCCACGGCTCGCTCACGTTCTGGGCAGAAGGGCGAAACCGAAAATGGTTCCGCTTGGCACGGTCCTTGAATGGAGGCGCGCGGTCGCAGGGTCATCCCGATCCCTGCGGAACCGCTGGGTCTCGGCCGGTGCGCGACCGGCGGTGAGAAGGCAGAACAAAGGGGGCGTCGCCCATGAAAATCGTGATGGCGATCATCAAGCCGTTCAAGTTGGAAGAGGTCCGTGACGCCCTGACCGGGATCGGTGTCCACGGCCTGACCGTGACGGAGGTCAAGGGCTACGGCCGGCAGAAGGGCCATACCGAAATCTATCGCGGGGCCGAGTACGCCGTAAGCTTCCTCCCCAAGCTCAAGATCGAGGTGGCGGTCGCGGCCGACCTCGTGACCAACGTGATCGACACGATCGCCGGGGCCGCCCGCACCGGACAGATCGGTGACGGCAAGATCTTCGTGATGCCGCTGGAGAAAGCGGTCCGCATCCGCACCGGCGAGACCGACGTCGACGCGCTCTGAGGAGCCCGCCCCGCCTCGGTTTCCTCCCCGATATCCCGATGGCTCATCAACCGTTCCGGCGGAACGCGCCCGGCCGCGCCGCCGCCTCTCCCTCCTCAATGCGTGACGCACTGCGATCAGGAGCTTCCTGTCCATGAAACCTCGTAACCTTCTCGCGCTCGGGCTGGGAGGAGCCGCCCTCGGCCTTCTCCTCGTCGAGCCGTCGCTCGCGCAGGCGCCGACGGTCGAGCCCGCCGTCACCGCCGCTGCCCCGGTGCCCAACAAGGGCGACACCGCCTGGATGCTGCTGTCGGCGGTCCTCGTCCTGCTGATGACGGTGCCCGGCCTCGCCCTGTTCTACGGCGGCCTCGTGCGCACCAAGAACATGCTCTCGGTGCTGACCCAGGTCTTCGCGATCGCCTCGATCGTCTGCCTCCTGTGGGTCACCTACGGCTACAGCCTCGCCTTCACCAATGGCGGCGGTCTCAACGACTTCGTCGGCGGGTTTTCCAAGGCCTTCCTCAAAGGCGTCGATCCCAACTCGGTCGCGGCCACCTTCTCCAACGGCGTCGTGATCCCCGAATACGTCTACATCTGCTTCCAGATGACGTTCGCGATGATCACCCCCGGCCTCATCGTCGGCGCGTTTGCCGAGCGGATGAAGTTCTCGGCGCTGGTCGTGTTCACGATCCTCTGGGTCACGCTGATCTATTTCCCGATGGCCCACATGGTCTGGTACTGGGGCGGTCCCGATGTCTTCGCCGACGCGGCCCGCAAGCTCGCCGCCGCCGGTGGCGAGGCCAATGCTGCGGCCAAGGCCGAGTACGACGCGGTGCTGGGTGATGCCGGCATGCTGTTCAAGTGGGGCGCCCTCGACTTCGCCGGCGGAACCGTCGTGCACATCAACGCGGGCATCGCCGGCCTCGTCGGCTGCCTGATGCTCGGCAAGCGCATCGGCTACGGCCGCGACCTGCTGGCCCCGCACTCGCTGACCATGACCACGATCGGCGCCTCGCTCCTGTGGGTGGGCTGGTTCGGCTTCAATGCCGGCTCGAACCTCGAGGCCAACGGTGCCGCGGGCCTGGCGATGATCAACACCTTCGTCGCCACCGCCGCCGCCGCCGTCTCCTGGCTCTTCGTCGAGTGGGCCGCCAAGGGTCGGCCGTCGCTCCTCGGCATGCTCTCGGGTGCCATTGCCGGCCTCGTCGCCGTGACGCCGGCCGCGGGCTTTGCCGGCCCGATGGGCTCGATCGTGCTCGGTCTCGCCGCGGGTGCCGTCTGCTTCGTGATGTGCTCCACCGTGAAGAACGCGCTCGGCTACGACGACTCCCTCGACGTGTTCGGCGTGCACTGCGTCGGCGGCATCCTCGGCGCCATCGCCACCGGTATCCTGGTCTCGCCCGATCTCGGCGGCGCCGGCATCCCCGACTACACCACCAAGCCCGGTGAACTCACCGTTGGCGCCTACGACATGGTCGCCCAGGTGATCACCCAGGCGAAGGCGGTCGGCTTCACCATCCTGTGGTCGGGCATCGGCTCGGCGATCCTCTACAAGCTCGTCGATCTGACGATCGGCCTGCGCGTGACGCAGGAGGAGGAGCGCGAGGGCCTCGACATCGCCGATCACGGCGAGCGCGCCTACAACTACTGAGTGGCGGCCCGCCATCCCGGCGGGCATCCGAAAAAGGCCTCGGCGCACCGCGCCGGGGCCTTTTTCATGGGTCGATGGCTGAGTCGCGCCGAGCCTTCGTCGATTGCCGCTGCGGCTTAGGTCTTCCCAATCGTGAATCAATCGTGAGGAAAACGGGAGATTTTCGCAAGAAAGTTAAACGATCGTCGTTTCAGGGATTGTTGCCTTCGCGCAACATTTTTCGGCCGCAGATTGATGCAGGTCAAAACTGGCTAAAAATTGGGCACTTGCGCAAAACTTCATTTTGCGACGCGGCGGCGACTTCGGCACCTTGGCCGTACCGAACTTGGGGCTGACCGCAATGACAATCAAAACAATGTTTCTGGCCGCAGGCGCGGCGCTGACGACGCTGAGCGCGACCGCGCTGCCAGTTCTCGCCGCAGACATGCCCGCCGCCGCGTCGGCCCCGGTTGTCGTCGAGGAGCATTGCAAGGCCGCGATCTCGACCCCGACCTTCGGCGGTCTCATCAAGGCGAACCCGAACCCAGCCTGCTTCGTCACGGGATTGGGCGACATCTATGTCGGCGGCGCGATCACCGGCTTTGCCTATTCCCAGACCAACGCCTTCGGCATCCTCTCGCCGAGCGTCGAGCAGGATCGCTACGGCCGGGTCGACTTCACGAACCTCCAGGGCTGGATCCAGAAGGCGGATGGCCCGCTGCAGTTCTACGTGCATGCCGGCCTCTACTCGATCCCGGCGCTCGGCCTGCCGCTCTACTCCTCGTTCGAGCAGACCCAGTCGTTGTTCGGCCCGGTGCCGGTCGCCTTCGGCAAGTGGCAGATCAACGACGAGTGGTCGATCCAGGCCGGCCGGATGTTCACCAACATCGGCTCCGAGCTGTTGTTCTCCTACCAGAACCTCAACATCTCCCGCGGTCTGGTGTTCAACCAGGAGAACTTCATCAACCAGGGCGTTCAGGTGAACTACGCCAGCGGCCCGTTCGCGGCGGCGGTCTCGGTGAACGACGGCTTCTACTCGGGCGAGCTGAACTGGGTGACGGGCTTCGCCACCTACAAGCTCGACGATTCGAACACGATCGGCATCAACGGCGGCACGCATTTCAGCGACTTCGATTCCTCGACCCGCAGCCCGCGCTTCCAGTTCGCGACAATCAACTCGCTGCAAAACAGCAGCATCATCAGCGTGAACTACACCTACGCCAACGGTCCGTGGATCATCGCGCCGTACTTCCAGTACACCACCGTCGATCGCAAGGATAACTACTTCTCCCCGATCATCGGCGGCGAGACCTGGGGCGGCGCGCTGCTCGCCGGCTATGCCTTCAACGAGAATTTCGGTCTGGCCGGCCGTGTCGAGTACATCGCCCAGTCGGGGACCCGCTTCGACACCTTGAGCGCGACCAGCCTCCTGTACGGTCCGGGCAGCTCGGCCTTCTCGTTCACCATCACGCCGACCTTCACCTGGGACCGCTACTTCGTCCGCGGCGAGTTCGCGACGGTGCAGGCCTACGACGTCACCCCCGGCTTCGGCTTCGGCCGCGACGGCACCAAGCGCTCGCAGGAGCGCTACCTGGTGGAGACCGGCTTCACCTTCTGAGGGCTGCGCCGGTCCGCCGGCGAGACAGGGACATGATGTGGGAAGCCCCGGAGAAATCCGGGGCTTCCTGCTTTTCGGGGGCGGAACCGGAGACATCTCGTATTCTTCGCCCGCTACTGGGGTCGCGATTCACGTGTTGCGGAGACGCGACCGCTTTGGGGAGCGCACTTAGCCCGCCGTTAACCGACCCGCATTAGCCTTACCGGATCGTTGACACCGGACCGGTCTGCGCATGCGTTCCCTTCGCCGTTCCGCGTCGCCCTACGACACCTTCGTCGACAGCCTGCGGCCCTTCCTGGCCAAGCGGCTGACGGAGTGCGGCGGCCTGATCCTCTTCACCGGCGCGGTCGCCCTGACCGTCGCCCTGGCGACGTGGTCGATCGACGACCCGAGCCTCAACCACGCCACCGACCAGCGGGCGCACAACGTGCTCGGGCGCCCCGGCGCCGTCGTCGCCGACCTCGCCATGCAGCTCCTCGGGCTCGGCTCGATCATGCTCGCGCTGCCGCCCGTCCTCTGGGGCATGCGGCTGATGCGCGAGCGCGACTTGCCGCACGGGGGCGTGCGCATGGCCCTGTGGTTCGTCGGCGTGCTCTCCGCGAGCGCGGTCGCGAGCGCCGTGCCGGCGACCGCCCGCTGGCCGCTGCCCACCGGCATGGGCGGTGTGGCGGGCGACGCACTGCTCGCCGGCACACGGATGCTGGTCGGGCCGCTGGCGCATTTTGCCGGCTTCCTGTTCGCGGCGATCGCTATCCTCAGCCTCACCGCCGCCTGCCGCGTCACCAAGCCGGATTTCGAGGAGGAGGAGGAGGGACCCTACGGTGCCCCGCGTCCCGCGCCCCGGCCCGGCCGCGCTACGGCCCACGAAGAGCGTCACGATTCC is from Methylorubrum sp. B1-46 and encodes:
- a CDS encoding ammonium transporter, which encodes MKPRNLLALGLGGAALGLLLVEPSLAQAPTVEPAVTAAAPVPNKGDTAWMLLSAVLVLLMTVPGLALFYGGLVRTKNMLSVLTQVFAIASIVCLLWVTYGYSLAFTNGGGLNDFVGGFSKAFLKGVDPNSVAATFSNGVVIPEYVYICFQMTFAMITPGLIVGAFAERMKFSALVVFTILWVTLIYFPMAHMVWYWGGPDVFADAARKLAAAGGEANAAAKAEYDAVLGDAGMLFKWGALDFAGGTVVHINAGIAGLVGCLMLGKRIGYGRDLLAPHSLTMTTIGASLLWVGWFGFNAGSNLEANGAAGLAMINTFVATAAAAVSWLFVEWAAKGRPSLLGMLSGAIAGLVAVTPAAGFAGPMGSIVLGLAAGAVCFVMCSTVKNALGYDDSLDVFGVHCVGGILGAIATGILVSPDLGGAGIPDYTTKPGELTVGAYDMVAQVITQAKAVGFTILWSGIGSAILYKLVDLTIGLRVTQEEEREGLDIADHGERAYNY
- a CDS encoding acyl-CoA thioesterase II codes for the protein MSETLRPDPVDALLAILDLERLETDLFRGISPRIGWPRVFGGQVVAQALVAASRTVEASRPPHSLHAYFLLGGDPAVPIVYEVERIRDGGSFTTRRVKAIQKGRAIFAMSVSFHVTEAGHEHAAERPDVPGPDDLADARTLVREGGSIVPEPMLAYFTQAWPIELRPVETGRYRDRVPKPARYHVWMRTTKPLPDDPAVHRAVLAYASDMTLLDATLIPHGRTVFDPEIQSASLDHALWFHRPFRADSWLLYSQDSPSASGALGFARGTFHDEEGHLIASVAQEGLIRRHRP
- a CDS encoding outer membrane beta-barrel protein, whose product is MTIKTMFLAAGAALTTLSATALPVLAADMPAAASAPVVVEEHCKAAISTPTFGGLIKANPNPACFVTGLGDIYVGGAITGFAYSQTNAFGILSPSVEQDRYGRVDFTNLQGWIQKADGPLQFYVHAGLYSIPALGLPLYSSFEQTQSLFGPVPVAFGKWQINDEWSIQAGRMFTNIGSELLFSYQNLNISRGLVFNQENFINQGVQVNYASGPFAAAVSVNDGFYSGELNWVTGFATYKLDDSNTIGINGGTHFSDFDSSTRSPRFQFATINSLQNSSIISVNYTYANGPWIIAPYFQYTTVDRKDNYFSPIIGGETWGGALLAGYAFNENFGLAGRVEYIAQSGTRFDTLSATSLLYGPGSSAFSFTITPTFTWDRYFVRGEFATVQAYDVTPGFGFGRDGTKRSQERYLVETGFTF
- a CDS encoding P-II family nitrogen regulator, which codes for MKIVMAIIKPFKLEEVRDALTGIGVHGLTVTEVKGYGRQKGHTEIYRGAEYAVSFLPKLKIEVAVAADLVTNVIDTIAGAARTGQIGDGKIFVMPLEKAVRIRTGETDVDAL